The Candidatus Poribacteria bacterium genome includes a region encoding these proteins:
- a CDS encoding ferredoxin, which yields MILVDYDACDYCGACVGTCPENVIHLLDTRLFVDNEGCTDCSICTYACPVGALELVQTQPRGLRRELRV from the coding sequence ATGATCCTGGTCGACTACGACGCATGCGATTACTGCGGCGCGTGCGTCGGTACGTGCCCTGAGAACGTCATTCACCTGTTGGACACTCGACTCTTCGTTGACAACGAGGGCTGCACGGACTGCAGCATCTGCACCTACGCCTGTCCCGTCGGCGCCCTCGAACTGGTTCAGACGCAGCCAAGAGGGTTACGACGTGAACTCCGCGTATGA